A single window of Castor canadensis chromosome 3, mCasCan1.hap1v2, whole genome shotgun sequence DNA harbors:
- the LOC109702276 gene encoding lymphocyte antigen 6H-like yields the protein MRNICLFLLVALLGSEHALGLTCYICSDVENHDQCMPSPSHHSICFSAKMTTNLPQGNKITVPSKGCAPSCEAVQKLPGTAGSGTIMEGLDYLNPQMVEMEDVSCCDKDFCNGAAVVEGGLGVLAAGLMLSLLWALL from the exons ATGAGGAACATCTGTCTCTTCCTGCTGGTGGCCTTGCTAGGCTCTGAGCATG CCCTGGGCCTGACTTGCTACATCTGCAGTGACGTAGAGAACCACGACCAATGCATGCCTAGTCCATCGCACCACAGCATCTGCTTTAGTGCCAAGATGACCACAAACTTGCCCCAAG GGAACAAGATCACAGTACCCTCCAAGGGCTGTGCTCCTTCCTGTGAGGCCGTCCAGAAGCTTCCAGGGACAGCTGGCTCTGGAACCATTATGGAGGGTTTGGACTACCTGAACCCCCAAATGGTGGAGATGGAGGATGTGAGCTGCTGTGACAAAGACTTTTGCAATGGGGCTGCAGTGGTGGAGGGGGGCCTGGGAGTCCTAGCAGCAGGGCTGATGCTCAGCCTCCTGTGGGCCCTGCTGTGA